A genomic stretch from Primulina huaijiensis isolate GDHJ02 chromosome 14, ASM1229523v2, whole genome shotgun sequence includes:
- the LOC140957094 gene encoding universal stress protein PHOS32 isoform X1, whose translation METLKEEEEYNWREVVLPSLIPIVPEPELERESGERRRGRDIIIAVDHGPNSKHAFDWAVTHLCRLADTIHLVHAISSFKNQIVYEMTQNLMEKLAVEALEVAMVKTKARIVEGDAGKIICKEAERLKPAAVVIGTRGRSLIQSVLQGSTSEYCFHNCKIAPIIIVPGKAEAGDESAL comes from the exons ATGGAGACACTGAAGGAAGAGGAAGAGTACAACTGGAGAGAAGTGGTTCTGCCATCGTTGATACCGATTGTGCCTGAGCCGGAGTTGGAGAGGGAAAGCGGGGAGAGGAGAAGGGGGAGAGATATAATCATCGCTGTGGATCATGGCCCAAATAGCAAGCACGCGTTTGATTGGGCAGTCACCCATTTATGCCGCCTCGCCGATACGATTCACCTCGTGCATGCAATCTCCA GTTTTAAGAACCAGATCGTATATGAAATGACACAGAACCTAATGGAGAAACTTGCCGTGGAGGCCCTTGAGGTGGCTATG GTCAAGACGAAAGCTAGGATCGTGGAAGGAGATGCAGGAAAGATTATATGCAAGGAAGCAGAAAGGTTGAAGCCTGCTGCCGTGGTGATAGGCACCAGAGGCCGAAGTTTGATTCAAAG CGTCCTGCAGGGTAGCACAAGTGAATATTGCTTCCATAATTGTAAAATAGCGCCAATCATTATTGTGCCCGGGAAAG CAGAGGCAGGGGACGAATCTGCATTATGA
- the LOC140957094 gene encoding universal stress protein PHOS32 isoform X2, whose amino-acid sequence METLKEEEEYNWREVVLPSLIPIVPEPELERESGERRRGRDIIIAVDHGPNSKHAFDWAVTHLCRLADTIHLVHAISSFKNQIVYEMTQNLMEKLAVEALEVAMVKTKARIVEGDAGKIICKEAERLKPAAVVIGTRGRSLIQSVLQGSTSEYCFHNCKIAPIIIVPGKEAGDESAL is encoded by the exons ATGGAGACACTGAAGGAAGAGGAAGAGTACAACTGGAGAGAAGTGGTTCTGCCATCGTTGATACCGATTGTGCCTGAGCCGGAGTTGGAGAGGGAAAGCGGGGAGAGGAGAAGGGGGAGAGATATAATCATCGCTGTGGATCATGGCCCAAATAGCAAGCACGCGTTTGATTGGGCAGTCACCCATTTATGCCGCCTCGCCGATACGATTCACCTCGTGCATGCAATCTCCA GTTTTAAGAACCAGATCGTATATGAAATGACACAGAACCTAATGGAGAAACTTGCCGTGGAGGCCCTTGAGGTGGCTATG GTCAAGACGAAAGCTAGGATCGTGGAAGGAGATGCAGGAAAGATTATATGCAAGGAAGCAGAAAGGTTGAAGCCTGCTGCCGTGGTGATAGGCACCAGAGGCCGAAGTTTGATTCAAAG CGTCCTGCAGGGTAGCACAAGTGAATATTGCTTCCATAATTGTAAAATAGCGCCAATCATTATTGTGCCCGGGAAAG AGGCAGGGGACGAATCTGCATTATGA